The following DNA comes from Balaenoptera ricei isolate mBalRic1 chromosome 7, mBalRic1.hap2, whole genome shotgun sequence.
tttggTTAGAACTCTAGTGCCTGTAAGTGAGAATTTCACTCCAGCTGGTTTTCTTCCTACACTTGGAGCTGGGGAAAAGGACAAGGATAAAGTCCCAGCATCCTGAGAACGAACTCGGGATCAGTGagaaaaaatggtgctgggacctCCAAGGGCACTTGCTGGCTCAGGGATTGTCTACACTTCAGAGTTTCTTCCCGTTTAACCCTGTATCTGCTTTCTTTCTATCTGTTCCTATTCTTCAGGAAATCCGACAGCTACAGCAGAAACAGGCGAGTTATATCAGGGAGATTTCTGATCTTCAGGAAACAATAGAATGGAAAGACAAAAAGATAGGGGTAGGATTCTCCAGTCTTTGAAATCTGTTCAAGTGGGCAGTCTGCTTAGCAAATTGAGTGCTTTCAGAATCTTTGGTTTGCAGAAAGGCTTGTATGAGTTTGCATGGGACCCCGTGGGACACAAAACGAATAAAAGAGAGACGACACGAACTTACCCAAATTGACATTTACTCCAAGTTGGAAGTGGACTTCCAACGTGGAGATTCTCCTTTGGTCAGCATTCCCGGGCTCCTTGCCCGCCTGGGAGCAGCCAGCGGCGCAGAAATCAGAGGACTGAGGAAGGCACGCTGGGCGGGTTCATGCGTGGAGGCTCAGACCTCTTGGAATTCCCTGTCCCGTGTTGCCTGGCCTTTTTCTGCAAGGGCTTTGAGGAAGCTGCAAGGTGGCAGGTGCTGTGCCTCACGCATCCCCACCTTGAGCCTCCCCAGGGAGATGTCAGCCCCTCTCCCTCCACAGGGAAAGAAGAGGCAGCCCATCTGCATTTAAGAGTGACGAATAGGGAGAAAGAACACGCTTAATAAAGTGACGGCTGTGCTCCGTGATGCCAAATGGCTTCCAAAACACGACGACTCACTCCACACGGCTCTGATAACAATCTCTAGATGCTGAAGCAAACGTTAGCGCCTTTGCATCGTGAAGCTGCACCTTGCCTTCACTTTGATATGCTCGCCGACGCTTATTTAAgattttgtgtgcatgtgtgtgtgtgcgttgtgTTTGCTTCAGGACCACTTTATGTTTATCTGTAACAACAAACACCGCGAATCAAcgtacaaaaataatttaaattactaAAATAGTTGTCACTGGGGGTTTGTAAacgtttcttcttttcctttatttatccCTCGTTTAAATGGGCGCATGGCTTCTGTCCCTTCTCCAACTATGCCGTGAAACCGCAGACTAAGCCAGGAGAGGGTGTAAAAAAGAGAGCATCCTTCAGAACGTTAATGTCTTTCAGGGAGGACGCACAGTGACCTGTCTTGGCTGGCGTAAACTAAGTGCAGCGCTTAACACTGCAttgtgtttgtgtctttaagcATAGTCTGTCGAATGCCCTGCCGATGTTAGCCTTTTACGTAGTAGAAGCCTCCTTCCTAGTCCTGCTTCTGAAGTCGTCTGCTCACCTGTGCGAATCTTCTCTCTCTTTGCTCCGCTACACACTCAGGCGTTAGAGAGGCAGAAAGAGTTCTTTGATTCCATAAGGAGTGAACGAGACGATCTTAGAGAAGAAGTAGTCGTgctgaaagaggaattaaaggTATGAAGCCAaagtacagttttaaaaaatccaggcGACAACAGCAAATTCCAGGATTCTCAAGGGTGAATGTGTGTGGTTTGTGGGGTTCATTAATTTTATGTCGTTGATTTAAGTTCTGTTAATAAAATCAGATCGTGGGTTTACTGACCCCAAAGAGACGTGTGAAGTCAGTGTAGATTCCGTGGGATGTGCTGATCGCCTTTAGATGTTTATAGGCATATCTGATCTTGAAAGCAACTCTGATCAACTCTGATTTCCAAGATCCAATTTTTTTGATAGGCTGTCTACATTTTTTCTCAAACTCGCCAGTAAATTCTCCAGGACATTCCTCCAAGTTAGAGaatgtatttctttcttatattAAAGTCTGGAACATAAGGACTTCTGTAGCTGAACAGTGGTGTGACTGAAGCTAGTTAGACTTGGAGACCCCGTGGATGGTGGGAAAGTTCTGTCTGGGCCACGTCAAGGGGGCTTCAGCTGCTGGCTGGAAACTGAGTAAAATAAACCAGTGGGCAGCCGCGGGCGGGGGTCAGAGCTCTGGGTGGACTCTTGGCACCGTAGAAGGCGGTGCTGAGTCTAGGGGGTATGGCCACGGGCTGGCGCGTGCATCGCCAATGGAAACATCCATGTCAGCTACTTATAATGAAGGGTCAAGGCCAGAGcagtaagccagaagggagcagccTTCGAGCTCAGATTCTCAGTGCCGCTCCCGCCAGGGTATGAGTACAGGGTTGGGAATTCCTCCAAGCAGAAGAGAAGGAGCGATGGGCGGcaggagggggtgagggagggggtgaTCCCGGGTGACGGGGGCGTCCTGGCATTGTGAAGCGTCGCCGGGTTTAAAGTGTTTTGCTGTGTAGTGAGCACGAATTGTATTTCTTTTGAATATAACAAACCTTCCAGCCACCTTTCAGAACACGTACATATCTCtttatctctgtctctccttttaaAGAACACAGCCGGGGTTTTAGAGGTAAAGACCACTTTATAGTGATTTGCTTGATGCTCCACTTTCTGGCAGCCTACAGTGAAAAAGGATGCCCGAGGAAAGTGTTTTGTCACCAGCACATCAAGACGTGGATGGGAACATGTAAGGAAGAAGGACCCTTGGAGGAAGACATCCCAGATCAGTGTGTGTTGATAGAATATTTACAGGGGTGGAGCCTAGCGCTCCTCTGTCTCTGTAGAGTTTTCCTCGGCTTAGGGAAAAATAGGggtcttttaaattattatttataaaatagagttTAACCTAATATCACTTAGTGAGTATTACAATGAGCCTGTTTTTATTCCCAGAAACATGGAGTAATCCTAAATTCAGAAATAGCTACCAATGGAGAGACTTCAGACTCTCTAAATAATGTTGGCTACCAAGGTTCTACAAAGATGACAAAGGAAGAGTTAAATGCCCTCAAGGCAACAGGGGATGGGACGCTAGGTAAGTACTTGTTTTCCTTTGATCCTTGCATCTTCCAGTCAGCACTGGTTCACCTTCCATGCATTGGTAGAGTTGACATAATCATCACTGATCGATTAACAATCACCCAGCATGCCCTTCGTTCTGTCACTTCATGGGAACTTCCTTGTCAAACGATGCCATCACCCACGTGTGTTGTCTGGCATGTACCTCTGTTCAGTGCTCACCACCAGTGGCTTAAGAATATGTTTCTTTTGCTTCTCAAAGCTGCCAGTGAGACTgtgaaaacaaggaaaataatctcaaaattaaGTGACCGTGTTGACAGTTCTATTGTATTTGGTTTTCTTCAGTTATGTGCCAAACACGGCGTTGTGACTTATTCTGTTACAGAATTGTCAAAAGATCAGAATAGCAGAGCCATAAAGTAGGTTAGTTGACTGTATTTGCAAGCCAATGCTGCAAATCCTGTGCACCATTAAGCGTTTTGAGAGTCTGAAGTGCCTGTGGACAGCAGATGGACGGGGAGCCCTGGGTGTAGGCGAGATGGATGGGGAGCCGTGGGTGGTGAGTGTGGTCATTGCGGAGGGCTCTCCTTACCAACAAGAGTCTGAAAACGTCCGCCCCTTTGTCAGAGGTGATGTTCCTTTGTATGTCACATTTTTGCTTCTGAAAGAATGTAAATTGGGAAACCCAATATATTGTAGGAATATTTTATACAGTTttcaaatatctgaaaatattcACCAATTAATATTTGTCGTAATATACTTGGCTTTGGGATAAACCTTCTGCATGTGGTGGGCCGCCTGAAGTTGTAGCCAGCAAATAAGGCATCGCTCGCAACCATTTCCAGCTTTTCACAGTGAGGCTGGGATAAGGTCAGGGACCATGGCTGTAGTTTCCATTTGGAAGGTTCTTCATGGACATGAAGAAACCTGTAGGCCCCAGCTTCCCAGGACTGGCTTTCTGGGAAGGTGCCTCATTACCTTGATGACTATTCAAGAAACACAGCTCTTTTCGTTGTGTCAGAGCTGCTGAGGGAAGATAAATTGATGAATGTCCATCCTACCTTTATGTTCCCTACGTGAGCAGCTAGAATTTATCATGCTGCTCTTGttcaaatatacattttataaatccTTGATAACTGTTGTGTAGCAAACACTTGAAGAACAAGAAACATCGGTTTTGTAAGTGGTCTCCATGTATTTTTTGATCACATATCCCTGTAAAGAATTGTAGGAACTTCCCAAGAtatatgcttattttttatttatatctgtGTAATATTTAGTTAATATAAAATGTACATTATAAAACATATGCAATACCAGAGATTTTTAAGGGGTGAGGAAAAGCTGACTCTGAATAGAATCCTGCCGGGCTCTCCATCTTCCCTGGAGACTGCTGGTCGTAAATTACCGAGCTTTGACTTTCAGCATCGTGGTGGTAGCTCATATGCTGCGATGTTGTTTGTGTGGGGAATCCAAAATGTAACTGTTCATTCCAAAGCAGCAACAGGCTCTTTCATTCATAATTCTTTGATCGCTGATTGATTTACATCTAATTAAGCGGTCTCTTGATCTGAGGCGTTCCCCTCCTGCTGTAACCGGCCCCCTTCCCTCCAGGAAAGGAGCAAGGTGTTGAGGGCACGGGCTGCTTCCCCAGGAAGACAGTGatgagggggtggagggtggagttCTTTTTACCTCCATGAGCTATTTCAAAAGTGGCTTCCCTTGAGATTGACCTTGAGGCTGAGTTTCTTAAGGTGAActgaatgtttcttttaaaaattatttgaaagctgCTCTTAGAGCTGCGTGATATGCAGTGCAGTTTGACAGCTGGAAAAGTAGGAGTGGTCCCCGTGTGCATCCAGAAATGAGAATGGGGACCACGAACCTTCAGTCCTTCTGAACCCCCTCATCTTGCAGAGTTTGGCTGCCTGATCCAGAGCTCTTTCTTATTTGTTAAAACTTAACTTCACCTTTGAAAGTCAGTTCACCCCAGGTGGCACCGGCAGCCACTCTTGCCTTTGACACGGTGGCAGCGGCCTCCGCTGATCCGGCATTTGCTAACGCGATGGCTGCTTTGCCGCACAGAACTGGCAAAGGCTTCTGTCCGCGTGCTGCTCTGacggctctctctctctttaggaGCGGGGTTGGCTGGGAAAGAGAACATGTGTTTGCGTTGTAATATATGTTGTGCGGTCAGCCACATCATGGGGTCCCTTCAATTTTCTCAATGGTCTTTTAGGCAGAGCCAATGAAGTGGAGGTGAACAATGAAATGGTGGAGAATGAGGGGAAAAGAGAAATCTTGCAGAACACTGAGCAAAGACCGCACAAAGAGGACCCAGGAAAGGACTCTGTGGACACAGAGGTGTTACATCCTGGTGACAATGCCGAGGACCAGAAAACCTCTGAAGAcagtgccccctccccaggaacGTTAGTAGATCCTGAGAACGCGGAACAGGTTCAAAGCCAAATTCTGGAGAACACTTCCTTCTttgaaaacacacagcaggttgAGTCAAGTGAGGTCATAAACAGTGAACTAGATGGTGAAATCCCAGGTCCTAGGATTGGGCAGGGCAGCAGTGATGCCTTGGATGTCAAAAACCAAAGTAAAGAATCTGCAGAAgagtgggaaaaagaaaagcaggaagatTTTGAAACCAACTTGGAAGAGATTAGCATAGAACCACGGCAGGAATCTGCTCCTTTGCAAATACCTGAAGTTGGAAGGGAGAGCAGTGCAGACACTGGGGAGCAGAGTGGGAACCCCGCAGAGGCTGTGCCAGAGGCAGGGCTCACTGGATCGGGGGAGCAGGTGGGCACAGTAGCCTCAAGTCCTCCAAGGGGTATCGATGACACAGTGAGTCACCATGAAAAATGGGAGGTAGATGCTCCAGAAGGCTTGGACCCAAGCTCAGGGCATGATTTAGAGAAAGAACTCACCAACCAGGAAGTAGCTGAGCCCAAGGAGGTCCCAAGTCAGAGCACAGAGGTAGGTGGGGAGAACAATGAAGAGGAGggtaaaggaagaaaattaaggGATGAGAAACCAGTCaagctggaagtccaagccaTTCCTTGTTCTCCAGAAGCCAAAAGCAGTCCTCAGGAGGTGACAGGTCCAAGTACGGTAGATGCTGAAAGTGAACCCCTAGGTGTGAAAGAGCCCGATGAAGAAAAGAATGACCAACAGGGAGAGGCACTGGATTCGTcacacaagaaaacaaagaacaagaaaaagaaaaacaagaagaaaaaatcacCAGCACCTGTAGAAACCAAAGATGTTCAGAAAGAGTTAACATTTCAAAACCCAGATTTAAGTGAAGTGAAAGAAGAGCAGGTAAAATTTACTGACAAAAAACCAGTTGTAGAAGCACAAAATGAGGTCACTAAAAACCCAAAACAGAACACTGCGGTAGGAAGCAGTAAAAATGCCGATGGTCCAGAAAATCCTAAAATTGAGTTGGATGGAGGACTTAACCAAGACGATTTTGGTGTAAACACTAAGACAGGGAAAGCAGTAGCTGATGGAGACACGTTGGATTTTGAAGATAATACAGTTCAGTCATCAGGCACCAGTGCCAGTAATAAAGAATTAGAGGAAGGTGCTATAAAAGATGATTCTGAAGAAGATGGCACCACTCCCAGCCATCCTCCAGGTCCAGACAATGAGGAAGTGCCAGGCAGCACCCTGCTCCAAGACGAAGGTCCCTCAAAGAACATTAACGATGCCTGTCAAACAGAAGGCACAGAAGAGCATGTGACATCAGAAAATGTAGGTCAGACCATCAGGAAGGTTTCAGATAGCATTAGTCTAGAAAATGATGACGTGGCACCAGCAGGCGAGGTGGGGGACTTTAATtcagaaagcaaggaagagaTGACAGATGGACACGGGAAGGGCAGAAACAAAGAGGACTGTACCTTGTCGTAGGTTGAGGCGGGGTCTTAGGGAGGGGCCAGGACTGCACAGCAAGTCCAACTGTGAGAGACTCCACCGGTGAGACTCAGAAAATGGTCTAGGTTGGTATAGATGCACCGAATGGCAATCCACCACCAAGTTATCTAATCCTTGAAGCTATAGACTGTTACCTGTAGATTTCTATTTCATCACTAAGGTTATCACACAGATGAGAAGGACACTTCTGTTATTAGAGTTAGTTCTAATGGAGAGCATTCCAAGAGCATCGAACAATAATGTACACTGTTTTATTCCTGCTTAAAATCAGCATCAAAATATTTAGCTTTTGCCTTAAGCTGATATGAACGTGCATATTCTTGACCAAAAGTATCAGCATCTAATTGAAGTGACCAAATAGTATCCTGAGATTTCCACATTATGAGTATGATTTAAATGAAGGTGTCTCATTTAAATATATGTGCTTTCATATTTGATCTTGATATGTATAATATAACCTGtatggtattttatttaaaaggtaCATAAATGGCCAAACAGCCTATAGGTCACTGAGTGATGAGATTTGCATGTTAGGACAGTAATTAATCATGTTAGGGATAGCAAATAAACATCTTACAGCACTAGGGATAACTTACTTGCTTTTACCTCATATAAGGATTTTATCTCAGACCAACACTTTTGGATCTCATTCTTGAGGATACCTGAATTTATTTTGTAGGAGATTTTGACTTCATGACAATTATGTACCAAAGTCATTTTatacaaagacttttttttttttttaatttttttctggaagagataCATGTTGTAATTGCATTTCCTACTGCAGTATTTGGGCAGGGAGaatcatttctaaaatttatttttttaaccttaaaattaCTTCTCTTTGTATTTGTTTCATCATTATTCAGTAGAGCAAGACAAAAGGATGCTATTCTTGTGCAAACTTCTGATTAGACTCTAACAGgatattttaaatagttgaatCACTTGGTATTTtggtataaatattttcatttgttgtttttcagtATATTCTTACCGGAAATTTCTTGTTTTGATCTTCCTGAACaagatatatattttctatataaagaaacattttaaaaataattgtaaagttaaataaaaaaccattataaaatattaaaattacagGGGAATGTACAGTTTGAATGCTGTTGACACTTTATGAGATCATATGACTTCGTATTATTGTTACAAGATATAATTGAGTGCAAAAGTGACCAATACCTCAaccaaatttgaaataaaaacattttataattttacaagcCTGTGATCACTCTTGTGCTGCTTGAATTCTGGCTGTGGCTACATAATATCATCTTTAATCTACTTTTATCTACTTCTGGGTTGCTAATTCTCAGTTGGGGTTCTATGGAGGACTCATGCGTAATATCCATTGTCAGTAGTGAATAGCTTCTCTCCCGGCATCTAGACTGGGACTAGTGTTGGACCATCCTTGAGTAAGATCTTTCCTCATAGAATCTCCTGTGGTCTGTGGTTCTGATGAAGAGCCCAGTTGAGAAAGGTCTCCATCTTGTTGCTTTGCTTACAGGTGCCAATGCTTAGAATGTTTTGAAGAGGATGAtgagaatttcaaataaacattgaCTATTTCTGCATAAGTGTCCTGAAGCAGAGGATAAGGGGACTGATCAATTCTCTCCACTTGTGTCATATAAATAGAAAACTATGGGACTTGCTAGAGAATCAAGTCCAAGGGCTGCAAAGGAGTTTAAAGTTGGTATCTCTAACTTTAGCTAAGCTGCTTTCATACCGGAATGCACATTGGGAAACAGCTCTCCTTCCTACTTTTAAAGGCCTCTGGGGAAGTGATTCAACAGCCAAACTCACTCAGTGGTGAGATCATCAAACCATTTtaagttctttcctttctttcccatgttattcAACAGCACATTTAAGGGCATTATTATAGGCTTCCCATccctccagccagccagccagcagtCTCAATTGTTCATCCCTCATTTAATCAATAAACATGTAGATCACTTCCTATATGGAAGGTGCTCTGCCCGTGAACAAGCACATAGGACCCAATCTCTAGTGGAAGCAGCAGAGAATTGGAAAGTCAGCAAAAAAAAGATAAGGATTCTGAAGAGCCAAACCATCCCTGATAATCTAAGAGCCTTCACTATGAACATCAATTACTCTGCTCCGAGGGCGAGATGATATTACAGCCCCACACAGTAATTAGTGTACACGCGAAGGCCCCTGAATTATCAAGAAATGGTTACCTTTGGTATATTCAGCGTAGGAAGGCGTGGAAGTATATAAGGCAATTTGGAAAGATCGCAATGTCAAACAATTCAGACTCAGAAAAGAATCAAAAGGTGACCTGTCAGCCACAACCCCAGAGGAACCTGGACCACTGAGGTTTCACTATAAGGCAGAACAGAGAAAAGCATCGATCACTGATACTTTAAATCAAAAAGCTGGGGTATTTTTCAACCCCAAACCAGAACACGCCTACTGTATGTAAAA
Coding sequences within:
- the LRRFIP1 gene encoding leucine-rich repeat flightless-interacting protein 1 isoform X9 — protein: MDMGTQGSGRKRLPNRERLTAEDDALNQIAREAEARLAAKRAARAEAREIRMKELERQQKEIYQVQKKYYGLDTKWGDIEQWMEDSERYSRRSRRSTSASDEDERVSVGSRGSLRSQPDLEYGGPYAWTNGYDGELSQPLNRRSGRNSSYGGDSRFSTLSSSREDTLGLSCSDFGLLSRGLAPKPLSAQNGNRPSYMYGAARPAGSYRASVSDESSLGGARRSSACGSHALGGQPSEHGGHFKSSSRTSSRASSARASPVVEERPEKDFTEKGSRGLPGLSAATLASLGGTSSRRGSGDTSISIDTEASIREIKELNELKDQIQDVEGKYMQGLKEMKDSLAEVEEKYKKAMVSNAQLDNEKTNFMYQVDMLKDMMLELEEELAESKRQCEEKSKEFEREKHAHSILQFQFAEVKEALKQREEMLEALERQKEFFDSIRSERDDLREEVVVLKEELKKHGVILNSEIATNGETSDSLNNVGYQGSTKMTKEELNALKATGDGTLGRANEVEVNNEMVENEGKREILQNTEQRPHKEDPGKDSVDTEVLHPGDNAEDQKTSEDSAPSPGTLVDPENAEQVQSQILENTSFFENTQQVESSEVINSELDGEIPGPRIGQGSSDALDVKNQSKESAEEWEKEKQEDFETNLEEISIEPRQESAPLQIPEVGRESSADTGEQSGNPAEAVPEAGLTGSGEQVGTVASSPPRGIDDTVSHHEKWEVDAPEGLDPSSGHDLEKELTNQEVAEPKEVPSQSTEVGGENNEEEGKGRKLRDEKPVKLEVQAIPCSPEAKSSPQEVTGPSTVDAESEPLGVKEPDEEKNDQQGEALDSSHKKTKNKKKKNKKKKSPAPVETKDVQKELTFQNPDLSEVKEEQVKFTDKKPVVEAQNEVTKNPKQNTAVGSSKNADGPENPKIELDGGLNQDDFGVNTKTGKAVADGDTLDFEDNTVQSSGTSASNKELEEGAIKDDSEEDGTTPSHPPGPDNEEVPGSTLLQDEGPSKNINDACQTEGTEEHVTSENVGQTIRKVSDSISLENDDVAPAGEVGDFNSESKEEMTDGHGKGRNKEDCTLS
- the LRRFIP1 gene encoding leucine-rich repeat flightless-interacting protein 1 isoform X25, which produces MDMGTQGSGRKRLPNRERLTAEDDALNQIAREAEARLAAKRAARAEAREIRMKELERQQKEVEERPEKDFTEKGSRGLPGLSAATLASLGGTSSRRGSGDTSISIDTEASIREIKDSLAEVEEKYKKAMVSNAQLDNEKTNFMYQVDMLKDMMLELEEELAESKRQCEEKSKEFEREKHAHSILQFQFAEVKEALKQREEMLEKHGVILNSEIATNGETSDSLNNVGYQGSTKMTKEELNALKATGDGTLGRANEVEVNNEMVENEGKREILQNTEQRPHKEDPGKDSVDTEVLHPGDNAEDQKTSEDSAPSPGTLVDPENAEQVQSQILENTSFFENTQQVESSEVINSELDGEIPGPRIGQGSSDALDVKNQSKESAEEWEKEKQEDFETNLEEISIEPRQESAPLQIPEVGRESSADTGEQSGNPAEAVPEAGLTGSGEQVGTVASSPPRGIDDTVSHHEKWEVDAPEGLDPSSGHDLEKELTNQEVAEPKEVPSQSTEVGGENNEEEGKGRKLRDEKPVKLEVQAIPCSPEAKSSPQEVTGPSTVDAESEPLGVKEPDEEKNDQQGEALDSSHKKTKNKKKKNKKKKSPAPVETKDVQKELTFQNPDLSEVKEEQVKFTDKKPVVEAQNEVTKNPKQNTAVGSSKNADGPENPKIELDGGLNQDDFGVNTKTGKAVADGDTLDFEDNTVQSSGTSASNKELEEGAIKDDSEEDGTTPSHPPGPDNEEVPGSTLLQDEGPSKNINDACQTEGTEEHVTSENVGQTIRKVSDSISLENDDVAPAGEVGDFNSESKEEMTDGHGKGRNKEDCTLS
- the LRRFIP1 gene encoding leucine-rich repeat flightless-interacting protein 1 isoform X26 codes for the protein MTNPAAAQNQEIDCLSPEAQRLAEARLAAKRAARAEAREIRMKELERQQKEVEERPEKDFTEKGSRGLPGLSAATLASLGGTSSRRGSGDTSISIDTEASIREIKDSLAEVEEKYKKAMVSNAQLDNEKTNFMYQVDMLKDMMLELEEELAESKRQCEEKSKEFEREKHAHSILQFQFAEVKEALKQREEMLEKHGVILNSEIATNGETSDSLNNVGYQGSTKMTKEELNALKATGDGTLGRANEVEVNNEMVENEGKREILQNTEQRPHKEDPGKDSVDTEVLHPGDNAEDQKTSEDSAPSPGTLVDPENAEQVQSQILENTSFFENTQQVESSEVINSELDGEIPGPRIGQGSSDALDVKNQSKESAEEWEKEKQEDFETNLEEISIEPRQESAPLQIPEVGRESSADTGEQSGNPAEAVPEAGLTGSGEQVGTVASSPPRGIDDTVSHHEKWEVDAPEGLDPSSGHDLEKELTNQEVAEPKEVPSQSTEVGGENNEEEGKGRKLRDEKPVKLEVQAIPCSPEAKSSPQEVTGPSTVDAESEPLGVKEPDEEKNDQQGEALDSSHKKTKNKKKKNKKKKSPAPVETKDVQKELTFQNPDLSEVKEEQVKFTDKKPVVEAQNEVTKNPKQNTAVGSSKNADGPENPKIELDGGLNQDDFGVNTKTGKAVADGDTLDFEDNTVQSSGTSASNKELEEGAIKDDSEEDGTTPSHPPGPDNEEVPGSTLLQDEGPSKNINDACQTEGTEEHVTSENVGQTIRKVSDSISLENDDVAPAGEVGDFNSESKEEMTDGHGKGRNKEDCTLS
- the LRRFIP1 gene encoding leucine-rich repeat flightless-interacting protein 1 isoform X15, which codes for MDMGTQGSGRKRLPNRERLTAEDDALNQIAREAEARLAAKRAARAEAREIRMKELERQQKEIYQVQKKYYGLDTKWGDIEQWMEDSERYSRRSRRSTSASDEDERVSVGSRGSLRSQPDLEYGGPYAWTNGYDGELSQPLNRRSGRNSSYGGDSRFSTLSSSREDTLGLSCSDFGLLSRGLAPKPLSAQNGNRPSYMYGAARPAGSYRASVSDESSLGGARRSSACGSHALGGQPSEHGGHFKSSSRTSSRASSARASPVVEERPEKDFTEKGSRGLPGLSAATLASLGGTSSRRGSGDTSISIDTEASIREIKELNELKDQIQDVEGKYMQGLKEMKDSLAEVEEKYKKAMVSNAQLDNEKTNFMYQVDMLKDMMLELEEELAESKRQCEEKSKEFEREKHAHSILQFQFAEVKEALKQREEMLEKHGVILNSEIATNGETSDSLNNVGYQGSTKMTKEELNALKATGDGTLGRANEVEVNNEMVENEGKREILQNTEQRPHKEDPGKDSVDTEVLHPGDNAEDQKTSEDSAPSPGTLVDPENAEQVQSQILENTSFFENTQQVESSEVINSELDGEIPGPRIGQGSSDALDVKNQSKESAEEWEKEKQEDFETNLEEISIEPRQESAPLQIPEVGRESSADTGEQSGNPAEAVPEAGLTGSGEQVGTVASSPPRGIDDTVSHHEKWEVDAPEGLDPSSGHDLEKELTNQEVAEPKEVPSQSTEVGGENNEEEGKGRKLRDEKPVKLEVQAIPCSPEAKSSPQEVTGPSTVDAESEPLGVKEPDEEKNDQQGEALDSSHKKTKNKKKKNKKKKSPAPVETKDVQKELTFQNPDLSEVKEEQVKFTDKKPVVEAQNEVTKNPKQNTAVGSSKNADGPENPKIELDGGLNQDDFGVNTKTGKAVADGDTLDFEDNTVQSSGTSASNKELEEGAIKDDSEEDGTTPSHPPGPDNEEVPGSTLLQDEGPSKNINDACQTEGTEEHVTSENVGQTIRKVSDSISLENDDVAPAGEVGDFNSESKEEMTDGHGKGRNKEDCTLS
- the LRRFIP1 gene encoding leucine-rich repeat flightless-interacting protein 1 isoform X30; its protein translation is MTNPAAAQNQEIDCLSPEAQRLAEARLAAKRAARAEAREIRMKELERQQKEIYQVQKKYYGLDTKWGDIEQWMEDSERYSRRSRRSTSASDEDERVSVGSRGSLRVEERPEKDFTEKGSRGLPGLSAATLASLGGTSSRRGSGDTSISIDTEASIREIKELNELKDQIQDVEGKYMQGLKEMKDSLAEVEEKYKKAMVSNAQLDNEKTNFMYQVDMLKDMMLELEEELAESKRQCEEKSKEFEREKHAHSILQFQFAEVKEALKQREEMLEKHGVILNSEIATNGETSDSLNNVGYQGSTKMTKEELNALKATGDGTLGRANEVEVNNEMVENEGKREILQNTEQRPHKEDPGKDSVDTEVLHPGDNAEDQKTSEDSAPSPGTLVDPENAEQVQSQILENTSFFENTQQVESSEVINSELDGEIPGPRIGQGSSDALDVKNQSKESAEEWEKEKQEDFETNLEEISIEPRQESAPLQIPEVGRESSADTGEQSGNPAEAVPEAGLTGSGEQVGTVASSPPRGIDDTVSHHEKWEVDAPEGLDPSSGHDLEKELTNQEVAEPKEVPSQSTEVGGENNEEEGKGRKLRDEKPVKLEVQAIPCSPEAKSSPQEVTGPSTVDAESEPLGVKEPDEEKNDQQGEALDSSHKKTKNKKKKNKKKKSPAPVETKDVQKELTFQNPDLSEVKEEQVKFTDKKPVVEAQNEVTKNPKQNTAVGSSKNADGPENPKIELDGGLNQDDFGVNTKTGKAVADGDTLDFEDNTVQSSGTSASNKELEEGAIKDDSEEDGTTPSHPPGPDNEEVPGSTLLQDEGPSKNINDACQTEGTEEHVTSENVGQTIRKVSDSISLENDDVAPAGEVGDFNSESKEEMTDGHGKGRNKEDCTLS
- the LRRFIP1 gene encoding leucine-rich repeat flightless-interacting protein 1 isoform X31, which produces MTNPAAAQNQEIDCLSPEAQRLAEARLAAKRAARAEAREIRMKELERQQKEIYQVQKKYYGLDTKWGDIEQWMEDSERYSRRSRRSTSASDEDERVSVGSRGSLRVEERPEKDFTEKGSRGLPGLSAATLASLGGTSSRRGSGDTSISIDTEASIREIKDSLAEVEEKYKKAMVSNAQLDNEKTNFMYQVDMLKDMMLELEEELAESKRQCEEKSKEFEREKHAHSILQFQFAEVKEALKQREEMLEKHGVILNSEIATNGETSDSLNNVGYQGSTKMTKEELNALKATGDGTLGRANEVEVNNEMVENEGKREILQNTEQRPHKEDPGKDSVDTEVLHPGDNAEDQKTSEDSAPSPGTLVDPENAEQVQSQILENTSFFENTQQVESSEVINSELDGEIPGPRIGQGSSDALDVKNQSKESAEEWEKEKQEDFETNLEEISIEPRQESAPLQIPEVGRESSADTGEQSGNPAEAVPEAGLTGSGEQVGTVASSPPRGIDDTVSHHEKWEVDAPEGLDPSSGHDLEKELTNQEVAEPKEVPSQSTEVGGENNEEEGKGRKLRDEKPVKLEVQAIPCSPEAKSSPQEVTGPSTVDAESEPLGVKEPDEEKNDQQGEALDSSHKKTKNKKKKNKKKKSPAPVETKDVQKELTFQNPDLSEVKEEQVKFTDKKPVVEAQNEVTKNPKQNTAVGSSKNADGPENPKIELDGGLNQDDFGVNTKTGKAVADGDTLDFEDNTVQSSGTSASNKELEEGAIKDDSEEDGTTPSHPPGPDNEEVPGSTLLQDEGPSKNINDACQTEGTEEHVTSENVGQTIRKVSDSISLENDDVAPAGEVGDFNSESKEEMTDGHGKGRNKEDCTLS